A portion of the Bacteroidales bacterium genome contains these proteins:
- a CDS encoding pyridoxal phosphate-dependent aminotransferase: MEQLSARINSLSPSATIAMNQKGRELKEKGVDVINLSVGEPDFITPEHIREAAKNAIDGPWHHYAPVAGYPDLLKAIVEKFKRENNLDYKTSNIMVSVGAKHSLANVIMCLIDKGEEVIVPAPYWVSYAEQVKIAEGVNVFLDTTVEDEFKISPGQLEAAITPKTKALLLCSPSNPTGSVYTREELAALASVIARHPGVYVIADEIYEHINFVGGHESIAQFEEIKDRCIIINGVSKGYAMTGWRIGYMAGPEWLVKACVKLQGQMTSGATSIAMRASLEALTGDQSCVKEMRDAFLRRRNLILEHVNSIEGVKCAIPGGAFYVFPDLSAYLGKSLDGRKIETDMDLCIYLLEVGHIATVPGSAFGADGCVRISYANSDENLEKAMQRLKKALAALK; encoded by the coding sequence ATGGAACAACTTTCAGCAAGAATCAATTCCCTTTCTCCATCAGCTACCATTGCTATGAATCAAAAGGGTCGTGAATTGAAGGAAAAAGGGGTCGACGTGATCAACCTCAGTGTGGGGGAGCCCGATTTTATAACTCCGGAGCATATCAGGGAGGCTGCCAAAAATGCCATCGATGGTCCCTGGCACCACTATGCCCCTGTAGCTGGTTATCCCGATCTGCTGAAAGCCATCGTTGAGAAATTCAAACGGGAGAATAATCTGGATTACAAAACCTCCAATATCATGGTTAGTGTAGGTGCCAAGCACTCTCTGGCCAATGTGATCATGTGCCTGATCGATAAAGGGGAGGAGGTGATTGTTCCGGCTCCTTACTGGGTCAGTTATGCCGAACAGGTGAAGATTGCCGAAGGAGTGAATGTGTTTCTGGACACCACGGTGGAAGATGAGTTCAAGATCTCCCCCGGGCAACTGGAAGCGGCCATTACTCCCAAAACCAAGGCGCTGTTACTCTGTTCGCCTTCCAATCCGACCGGGAGCGTTTATACCAGGGAGGAACTGGCCGCCCTGGCCTCGGTGATAGCCCGACATCCCGGTGTTTATGTCATTGCTGATGAGATATATGAGCATATCAACTTTGTTGGTGGTCATGAGTCAATCGCACAATTTGAAGAGATCAAAGACCGCTGTATAATTATTAATGGAGTTTCCAAGGGATATGCCATGACCGGATGGAGAATCGGGTATATGGCCGGGCCCGAATGGCTGGTAAAGGCCTGCGTGAAGCTACAGGGGCAGATGACCTCCGGTGCCACCTCCATTGCCATGCGTGCTTCCCTGGAGGCGCTCACCGGTGACCAGAGCTGTGTGAAAGAAATGCGTGATGCCTTTCTTCGGCGCCGTAACCTGATCCTGGAACATGTGAACAGCATTGAAGGGGTTAAATGTGCTATTCCGGGAGGAGCTTTTTATGTTTTCCCTGACCTGAGTGCTTACCTTGGAAAATCGTTGGATGGACGGAAAATAGAGACCGATATGGACCTGTGTATTTACCTGCTCGAGGTGGGCCATATCGCCACGGTACCCGGATCTGCCTTTGGCGCCGATGGCTGTGTGAGGATCAGCTATGCCAATTCGGATGAGAATCTGGAAAAGGCCATGCAGCGGCTGAAGAAAGCGCTGGCAGCGCTCAAATAG
- a CDS encoding methylglyoxal synthase encodes MDRVKTVALVAHDNRKADLMEWVDYNAGKLAKHHLICTGTTGRMVEETLAEKSNTPQSLIKLKSGPLGGDMQLAALVSEGKIDILVFFWDPMSAQPHDVDVKALLRISVLYNVPTASNRSTADFLIDSPHFESRYNKILKDYSLYIHRDLDQS; translated from the coding sequence ATGGATAGAGTGAAGACTGTGGCCCTTGTGGCACACGACAACCGCAAAGCCGACCTCATGGAGTGGGTCGATTACAATGCCGGTAAACTGGCTAAACATCACCTGATCTGCACAGGCACCACAGGGAGGATGGTTGAAGAAACCCTGGCTGAAAAATCGAATACTCCCCAATCACTGATAAAACTGAAATCGGGACCCCTTGGAGGTGATATGCAACTGGCTGCCCTGGTTTCTGAAGGAAAAATCGATATCCTGGTTTTCTTCTGGGATCCAATGTCTGCCCAACCCCATGATGTGGATGTAAAGGCCCTGTTAAGGATTTCCGTACTCTACAATGTCCCCACAGCCAGTAACCGGTCAACTGCTGATTTCCTCATTGATTCACCGCATTTTGAAAGCAGGTACAATAAGATCCTGAAGGATTACAGCCTGTATATCCACAGGGACCTTGACCAGTCCTGA
- the mltG gene encoding endolytic transglycosylase MltG produces MVKFERRRSRQMGKAVRISMLVVFLGLVIMVLVVYKLYSRVFVPNVMLDTEHELFYVPSGSSFEAVIAGLEDQGIIENSKSFEWVALKKGYDTKVNPGRYKIPNGFTNNELVNMLRSGNQDPVMVVFNNVRTLNHLSGKVSQYLELDSVTLATYLGDKELPSKYGFDAAAFSSMFIPETYEFFWNTSPEEFADRMKLEYERFWEGGRDRKAEKMKLTRAEVTTLASIVDEETLYDDENSRVAGLYLNRLEQGIPLQADPTLKYALGDFSRQRILNEDKEIESSYNTYKFKGLPPGPISIPSVSAIDGVLDFEKHRYLYMCAKADFSGYHAFARDYSQHLKNAREYQRALNRKRIYK; encoded by the coding sequence ATGGTTAAGTTTGAAAGAAGGCGGAGCCGGCAAATGGGTAAAGCAGTGAGAATTTCCATGCTGGTGGTGTTCCTGGGACTGGTGATTATGGTACTGGTAGTGTATAAGCTCTACTCCAGGGTTTTTGTTCCCAATGTAATGCTGGATACGGAACATGAACTCTTCTACGTTCCTTCCGGTTCCAGTTTTGAAGCGGTGATTGCAGGTTTGGAGGATCAGGGGATCATCGAAAACAGTAAATCTTTTGAGTGGGTGGCCCTGAAGAAGGGATACGATACAAAGGTGAATCCTGGAAGATACAAGATCCCTAACGGGTTTACCAATAATGAACTGGTCAATATGCTGCGTTCCGGTAATCAGGACCCGGTGATGGTGGTCTTTAACAATGTGCGTACTTTGAATCACCTTTCAGGAAAAGTGTCCCAGTACCTTGAGCTGGATTCTGTAACACTTGCAACCTATCTGGGGGATAAAGAACTGCCTTCCAAATATGGGTTTGATGCAGCGGCATTTTCCTCGATGTTTATTCCGGAAACCTATGAGTTTTTTTGGAATACATCGCCGGAGGAATTTGCCGATCGTATGAAACTCGAATATGAAAGGTTCTGGGAAGGGGGCCGTGACCGGAAGGCAGAGAAGATGAAGCTGACGCGGGCAGAGGTGACAACACTGGCATCCATAGTGGATGAAGAGACCCTCTATGATGATGAAAACAGCCGGGTGGCGGGCCTGTATCTGAACCGCCTGGAACAGGGCATCCCCCTGCAGGCCGATCCTACCCTGAAATATGCACTGGGTGACTTTTCCAGGCAGCGGATCCTGAATGAGGATAAAGAGATCGAATCGTCTTACAATACCTATAAGTTCAAAGGGCTGCCGCCGGGACCCATTTCCATTCCATCTGTATCGGCCATTGACGGGGTTCTGGATTTTGAAAAGCACCGCTATTTATACATGTGTGCCAAAGCTGATTTCAGCGGTTATCATGCCTTTGCCCGGGATTACTCTCAGCACCTGAAAAATGCCAGAGAATACCAGAGGGCTTTGAATAGGAAACGAATCTATAAGTAG
- the murB gene encoding UDP-N-acetylmuramate dehydrogenase has product MIHIHHNQSLKAFNSFGLDARASHFARPHDMETLQELLDHKAPGHIPRLVLGEGSNILFRNNFEGLIIQPGMKGIELKEDHGEEVVVRVGAAENWDHWVASAIERGWYGLENLSLIPGSVGSSPVQNIGAYGVELKDRFEWLEAWDMQQNRRVQLDHQACRFSYRNSIFKGDTSGRYIITHVAFRLKREPDLQLEYGNVHEEFTKANGSTPLDLRKVITSIRNAKLPDPARYGNAGSFFKNPMVDRTIYNCIRVEYPEVPFFPNNRNQMKIPAGWLIEKAGWKGKRIGNVGTWPLQALVIINYGGASGQDIFDFSEKIVEDVDRIFGVTLEREINVI; this is encoded by the coding sequence ATGATCCATATACACCACAATCAATCCCTGAAAGCGTTCAATAGTTTTGGACTGGATGCCAGGGCATCCCATTTTGCCAGGCCCCATGATATGGAGACCTTGCAGGAATTGCTGGACCATAAAGCGCCCGGCCACATTCCCCGTCTGGTCCTGGGAGAGGGAAGTAATATTCTGTTCCGGAACAATTTCGAAGGTTTGATCATACAACCCGGCATGAAAGGGATCGAATTGAAGGAAGATCATGGAGAGGAAGTGGTGGTGCGAGTAGGTGCCGCGGAGAACTGGGACCACTGGGTAGCTTCTGCCATCGAAAGGGGCTGGTATGGACTGGAAAATCTGAGTCTGATCCCCGGCTCGGTGGGCTCATCGCCTGTACAGAACATCGGTGCATACGGGGTAGAGCTCAAAGACCGGTTTGAATGGCTGGAGGCCTGGGACATGCAGCAAAACAGGCGAGTTCAACTGGATCATCAGGCCTGCCGGTTTTCTTACAGGAACAGTATTTTTAAAGGGGATACTTCAGGGAGATATATTATTACACATGTGGCTTTCAGATTGAAGCGGGAGCCCGATCTTCAACTTGAATATGGAAATGTCCATGAGGAGTTTACAAAGGCAAACGGAAGTACACCCCTGGATCTTCGTAAGGTCATAACAAGCATCAGGAATGCAAAATTACCCGACCCGGCCCGGTATGGAAATGCAGGAAGTTTTTTCAAAAATCCAATGGTCGACAGAACCATCTACAACTGCATCCGTGTGGAATATCCGGAGGTTCCCTTTTTTCCAAACAACAGAAATCAGATGAAGATCCCTGCAGGCTGGTTGATTGAGAAAGCGGGCTGGAAAGGGAAACGGATAGGGAATGTGGGTACCTGGCCCTTGCAGGCCCTGGTAATCATTAACTACGGAGGAGCCTCCGGACAGGATATTTTCGATTTTTCAGAAAAAATCGTCGAGGATGTGGATCGTATTTTTGGGGTCACCCTGGAGCGCGAAATAAATGTGATCTAG
- a CDS encoding IS110 family transposase — MKVSGLDVHKDTIFCAVYDGKKYGEVREYLTFTEPIQTMGNYLHSEGVKRIAIESTGIYWIPVWNILEKMGFELMLVNPYLIKQMPGRKSDIKDAQWIAKLLHKGLLRGSLVPDKTIRQLRTYSRQFVKTRALIVRSTQEMERAMELSNIRITSLVSQNSGLSVLKVVEKTIAGEDTVEELACCIHSRTVNAKGDLVRLSLDGHIEEHHRFTLALAYEQFKLYTEQSKALEGKMEEICELHFSHQMELLQSIPGVGKQAAMQIISETGGNMEAFENSGKLTGWTGLRPRNDESAGKYKSTATTHGNKYLRRIIVQCAWAASRTKGSFYKTKFEQLCIRKSRKKALIAIARKLLTVVWHVLSEDEPFNPKFLPVYDPKRLQMKVNYHRKEIEKLEQLGYTVT; from the coding sequence ATGAAAGTCAGCGGCCTTGACGTGCATAAAGATACGATTTTTTGTGCCGTCTACGATGGGAAAAAGTATGGAGAAGTTAGGGAGTATTTAACTTTTACCGAACCCATTCAAACAATGGGGAATTATTTACATTCTGAGGGAGTTAAGAGGATAGCCATTGAAAGCACGGGTATCTATTGGATCCCGGTATGGAATATCCTTGAAAAGATGGGATTTGAGCTTATGCTTGTGAATCCCTATCTGATCAAGCAGATGCCAGGCAGGAAGAGTGATATCAAAGATGCTCAGTGGATAGCCAAGTTGCTTCATAAAGGTCTATTGCGTGGCAGCTTGGTTCCGGATAAGACCATCCGTCAGCTGCGTACTTACAGTCGTCAGTTTGTCAAAACAAGGGCCCTAATAGTCCGCTCGACGCAGGAAATGGAGCGGGCAATGGAGCTAAGCAATATCCGAATTACTTCTCTTGTAAGCCAAAACAGCGGATTAAGTGTGCTCAAGGTTGTTGAGAAAACCATAGCAGGAGAAGATACCGTGGAAGAGTTGGCCTGCTGCATCCATTCCAGGACGGTCAACGCAAAAGGAGATCTGGTTAGGTTGTCTCTGGATGGTCATATTGAGGAGCACCACCGTTTTACTCTCGCCCTTGCCTATGAACAATTTAAGCTATACACGGAGCAATCTAAGGCGTTAGAAGGAAAAATGGAAGAGATCTGTGAATTACACTTTAGCCATCAGATGGAATTACTGCAAAGCATTCCTGGAGTGGGTAAACAGGCAGCCATGCAGATTATATCAGAAACAGGCGGGAATATGGAGGCCTTTGAAAACAGCGGCAAACTTACCGGCTGGACGGGATTACGTCCAAGGAATGATGAAAGTGCCGGAAAGTATAAAAGCACAGCTACAACCCACGGTAATAAATACCTTCGAAGGATTATAGTACAATGTGCGTGGGCGGCATCCCGGACCAAAGGATCATTCTATAAAACCAAGTTTGAGCAGCTATGCATAAGAAAATCACGTAAAAAGGCCCTCATAGCTATTGCAAGAAAATTATTAACCGTAGTCTGGCATGTACTTAGTGAGGATGAGCCATTTAATCCAAAGTTTTTACCAGTATATGATCCTAAAAGGTTGCAAATGAAGGTAAACTACCATAGAAAAGAAATTGAAAAACTGGAACAGCTCGGATACACAGTTACGTAA
- a CDS encoding glycosyltransferase, giving the protein MKRAYISVINDLATDQRISRVAKLLAGQGFEVTCIGRRLPQSPDLLHSPFRLRRYRMLFTGGPLLYTFFNLRLLITLLLARKPELLVSNDLDTLPANFIVSRIRRVPLIYDSHELFTQVPELIQRKRVQSIWKWIERMMLPKLRYAVTVNYSIATIYRRLYGTRFRVVRNVPERLKHTPLQKIKGKQRQRIIYQGSLNVGRGLELMIDAMQYLDHVLFLVVGSGDIENILMQRVAQKQLGDRVEFRGRVAPEDLLLLTCQSDLGISLEEDLGLSYRYSLPNKLFDYIQCGIPVLCSALPEMSRIVDSYGIGITTKERDPEKLAAIIRYMLIERSGGAWKEALQIAASDLCWENESKVYLELLKDCGVLSCI; this is encoded by the coding sequence TTGAAACGGGCCTATATATCGGTGATTAATGATCTGGCAACTGATCAGCGCATCAGCCGGGTGGCAAAGCTCCTGGCCGGGCAGGGATTTGAAGTTACCTGCATTGGCCGCAGACTCCCGCAGAGTCCCGATCTGCTCCACAGTCCCTTTAGATTACGGCGATACCGGATGCTGTTTACTGGCGGCCCTCTGTTATATACCTTTTTTAACCTGAGGTTATTAATAACGCTCTTACTTGCAAGGAAACCGGAACTTCTGGTTTCCAACGATCTGGATACTCTGCCGGCTAATTTCATTGTCAGCAGGATACGGAGAGTGCCCCTGATTTATGATAGTCATGAACTGTTTACCCAGGTTCCAGAACTGATCCAAAGGAAAAGGGTCCAGTCGATCTGGAAATGGATCGAGAGAATGATGCTGCCAAAGCTCAGGTATGCAGTTACGGTCAATTATTCCATAGCAACCATCTACCGGCGTTTATACGGAACCCGCTTCAGGGTGGTCAGAAATGTCCCGGAAAGGCTTAAACATACTCCCTTACAGAAAATCAAAGGGAAGCAGAGGCAGAGAATCATTTATCAGGGTTCCCTGAATGTAGGACGGGGTCTGGAATTGATGATTGATGCCATGCAATACCTGGATCATGTTCTTTTTCTGGTGGTTGGTTCTGGAGATATTGAAAATATCCTCATGCAAAGGGTGGCACAAAAGCAACTGGGCGACCGGGTTGAATTCAGGGGAAGAGTTGCGCCTGAAGATCTTCTTCTGCTAACCTGCCAGTCTGATCTCGGGATATCCCTGGAGGAGGATCTGGGATTAAGTTATCGTTATTCGCTTCCCAATAAGTTATTCGATTATATTCAGTGCGGGATACCTGTGCTCTGTTCTGCACTCCCGGAGATGAGCCGGATCGTGGATTCTTACGGTATCGGGATTACTACCAAGGAACGGGATCCGGAAAAACTGGCAGCCATCATCAGGTATATGCTGATAGAGAGGTCCGGAGGTGCCTGGAAGGAGGCGCTTCAAATTGCCGCTTCTGATCTGTGTTGGGAGAATGAGTCGAAAGTTTACCTCGAGCTATTGAAAGATTGCGGTGTTTTGAGTTGTATCTGA
- a CDS encoding thioredoxin family protein, whose protein sequence is MKTITNILLLLLFLTPGILDAQVEFTEIRTAEEMKAAQKKASDQMLMLFVDVYASWCGPCKIMDREVYTDSSVADYMNAHYVSVRMDGESDYGRIYASEQKLEGYPSMFIFSDDGERVSKIVGFTPPLELISSLMAANEGYKKVKIYRAAYLKGSLEDEGFADYISVLREMGDQEKAEELASEYVEKVIKSKARLSDNDIRVMAFYMDQDDAWWEGFASDAERLRQVLKEDYMLAMEKIYNNTLVKAVEEERIDLVSKMANELAPLVEKESGAWDLRSLPFIQYYYYTDNTSELIAYVDQRFATDRKNDHRWLYSAASQITDMDQQYQTELLLKKELEWYAKCIELEEHFDYFFYQGMVHFFLQDREEAKSSFVKAESMASTREQKEMVAQVMGFINNR, encoded by the coding sequence ATGAAGACAATAACCAACATCCTCTTATTGCTTCTTTTTCTTACTCCCGGGATCCTGGACGCGCAGGTTGAGTTTACTGAAATCAGAACAGCGGAGGAGATGAAAGCTGCGCAAAAAAAGGCATCGGACCAGATGTTGATGTTATTTGTAGATGTTTACGCTTCCTGGTGCGGTCCCTGCAAGATCATGGACCGGGAGGTCTATACCGACTCTTCCGTGGCTGACTATATGAATGCTCATTATGTAAGTGTCAGGATGGATGGTGAATCAGATTATGGACGTATCTATGCTTCGGAGCAGAAGCTGGAGGGCTATCCCAGTATGTTTATTTTCAGTGATGATGGTGAGCGGGTAAGTAAGATTGTGGGGTTCACTCCTCCTTTAGAGCTGATTAGCTCATTAATGGCAGCTAATGAAGGATATAAAAAAGTCAAGATTTACAGGGCCGCCTACCTGAAAGGTTCTCTGGAGGATGAAGGATTTGCAGACTATATTTCCGTGTTGCGCGAAATGGGAGACCAGGAAAAGGCTGAAGAGCTTGCTTCTGAATACGTCGAAAAAGTAATAAAATCAAAGGCCAGGCTATCGGATAATGATATCAGGGTAATGGCTTTTTACATGGATCAGGACGATGCGTGGTGGGAGGGTTTCGCCTCGGATGCAGAACGACTGAGACAGGTACTGAAAGAGGACTATATGCTGGCCATGGAGAAGATTTATAATAATACCCTGGTAAAAGCCGTGGAGGAGGAACGCATCGACCTGGTTAGTAAGATGGCCAACGAACTTGCTCCATTGGTGGAAAAAGAGAGCGGAGCCTGGGATCTGAGGTCGCTTCCTTTCATTCAATACTATTACTATACAGACAATACCAGTGAACTGATCGCCTATGTAGATCAGCGATTTGCAACGGATCGGAAGAATGATCACCGGTGGCTTTATAGTGCCGCATCGCAGATCACAGACATGGATCAGCAATATCAGACGGAACTTTTATTGAAGAAAGAGCTTGAGTGGTATGCGAAGTGTATTGAACTGGAGGAGCATTTTGATTACTTTTTCTATCAGGGGATGGTTCACTTCTTTCTTCAGGACAGGGAAGAGGCAAAGTCCTCTTTTGTGAAAGCTGAATCCATGGCCTCTACCCGGGAGCAAAAGGAGATGGTTGCCCAGGTCATGGGTTTTATCAATAACAGGTAG
- the odhB gene encoding 2-oxoglutarate dehydrogenase complex dihydrolipoyllysine-residue succinyltransferase encodes MALEIKIPSPGESITEVDLTSWFVEDGTLVSKNQEIGEIESEKATLPLIASESGKLKILVQEGETVRVGVVVASIDTSVEVPGKPAETPVETTTETSVKAPAKEPEKTKKPDTPASDQQQVKVTPVAKQMMDQEGLSVDDIIQGLRKISAGDVKRVMQHSAGVHVPGKNMTASREEERKKISQLRKKISERLVSVKNETAMLTTFNEADMSAIMAIRKKYQETFVQKHGLKLGFMSFFAKAVTQALQQFPAVNSYLDGEEVVTPGYCDIGIAVQTDKGLMVPVIRNTELMSMAQLEQHIADMAARARKARLSIEEMSGGTFTISNGGFYGSMLSTPILNPPQSGILGMHNILERPVAIYGKVEIRPMMYIALSYDHRVIDGKDSVGFLKTVKELLEEPARLIFGEQSPEQFLLEL; translated from the coding sequence ATGGCCCTGGAGATAAAAATACCCAGTCCCGGAGAATCCATAACAGAAGTTGACCTGACATCCTGGTTTGTGGAGGATGGTACTCTGGTTTCAAAAAACCAGGAGATTGGCGAAATTGAATCGGAAAAGGCGACCCTTCCCCTGATTGCCAGTGAGTCCGGAAAACTAAAAATCCTGGTACAGGAGGGAGAAACTGTCCGGGTAGGTGTAGTGGTTGCCTCCATTGATACCAGTGTGGAAGTTCCGGGCAAACCGGCAGAAACGCCAGTAGAAACCACGACAGAAACGTCCGTAAAAGCACCGGCGAAAGAGCCTGAAAAGACAAAAAAGCCGGATACTCCAGCTTCTGATCAGCAGCAGGTGAAAGTGACCCCGGTGGCCAAGCAAATGATGGATCAGGAAGGACTGTCGGTGGATGATATCATTCAGGGCTTAAGAAAGATCAGTGCAGGAGATGTAAAAAGGGTGATGCAGCATAGCGCCGGAGTCCATGTTCCCGGGAAAAACATGACGGCCTCCAGGGAAGAGGAGCGCAAGAAGATAAGCCAGCTCAGAAAAAAAATTTCCGAAAGACTGGTAAGTGTCAAGAATGAAACAGCGATGCTCACCACCTTCAACGAGGCTGATATGAGTGCCATCATGGCCATTCGGAAAAAATACCAGGAAACTTTTGTCCAGAAACATGGTTTGAAGCTTGGGTTCATGTCCTTTTTCGCAAAGGCAGTCACACAGGCCCTGCAACAATTTCCTGCTGTAAACTCTTACCTGGATGGAGAAGAAGTAGTCACCCCCGGCTATTGTGATATCGGTATCGCAGTTCAGACAGATAAAGGATTGATGGTTCCGGTTATCAGGAATACAGAGCTAATGAGCATGGCCCAGCTGGAACAACATATTGCCGATATGGCTGCCCGGGCCCGAAAAGCGCGACTCAGTATAGAGGAAATGAGTGGGGGTACCTTTACCATTTCCAACGGGGGCTTCTATGGATCCATGCTATCCACTCCTATCCTGAATCCACCTCAATCCGGAATCCTGGGAATGCACAATATTCTGGAAAGGCCGGTAGCCATTTATGGAAAAGTGGAAATCAGACCTATGATGTACATAGCCCTCAGTTATGACCACCGTGTCATCGACGGCAAGGATTCTGTGGGCTTCCTGAAGACTGTGAAAGAGTTGCTTGAAGAGCCGGCCCGACTGATCTTTGGCGAACAATCGCCCGAGCAGTTTCTGCTGGAGCTTTAG